The following are from one region of the Cloacibacterium sp. TD35 genome:
- a CDS encoding ABC transporter ATP-binding protein has translation MIEIKNLTKKFNKFTALNQVNINFNDGHSVALIGPNGCGKTTLIKCILGLNVVEDGDILVNNESVKEHYLYRKNIGYMPQIGRYPENMTIAQTIQMIKDTRKVSENELDTELLEAFELESIFDKKMRTLSGGTTQKVSAVLAFLFNPGIIILDEPTAGLDPLASEILKNKIIKEKNKGKLIIITSHLLSELDDIVSEIVFMNEGKVIVHQSVEELMTERKTEKISESIISILKEMKP, from the coding sequence ATGATTGAAATAAAAAATTTAACCAAAAAATTCAATAAGTTCACTGCGCTTAATCAGGTGAATATCAACTTTAATGATGGGCATTCTGTAGCACTCATTGGTCCCAATGGATGCGGAAAAACTACCCTTATTAAATGTATTCTCGGATTAAATGTAGTAGAAGATGGCGATATTTTGGTCAATAATGAAAGTGTAAAAGAACATTATCTCTACCGAAAAAATATTGGTTACATGCCTCAAATTGGTCGATATCCTGAGAATATGACCATCGCGCAAACCATTCAGATGATTAAAGACACCCGAAAAGTCTCTGAAAACGAATTAGATACCGAACTTTTAGAAGCTTTCGAACTGGAAAGTATTTTCGACAAAAAAATGCGTACCCTTTCTGGCGGAACTACCCAAAAAGTAAGTGCCGTTTTAGCTTTTTTATTCAATCCTGGGATTATTATTTTAGATGAACCTACGGCAGGTTTAGACCCTCTCGCTTCTGAAATTTTAAAAAATAAAATCATCAAAGAAAAAAATAAAGGAAAACTCATCATTATCACGTCTCACCTCTTGAGCGAATTAGATGATATCGTCAGTGAAATTGTTTTTATGAATGAAGGAAAAGTCATTGTTCACCAATCTGTAGAAGAATTAATGACTGAAAGAAAAACCGAGAAAATCTCAGAAAGTATCATCAGTATTTTAAAGGAAATGAAGCCATGA